A region of Paraburkholderia largidicola DNA encodes the following proteins:
- the hydA gene encoding dihydropyrimidinase, which translates to MTTLIRGGTVIDSDRTHRADVLIADPQDGGTILQIERTIDPPAGANIVDAHDQYVMPGGIDPHTHMELPFMGTTASDDFYTGTAAGLSGGTTSIIDFVIPSPKQPLMDAFKEWRGWAEKASADYGFHVAVTWWDDSVYRDMGTLVHEHGVSSFKHFMAYKNAIMADDEVLVNSFSRSLELGALPTVHAENGELVFQLQKQLLAKGFKGPEAHPLSRPPEVEGEAANRAIRIAQVLGVPVYIVHVSSKEAVEAISRARNEGQRVFGEVLPGHLVIDESVYRDPDWTRAAAHVMSPPFRTSEHREALWRGLQAGQLHTTATDHCVFCASQKAMGREDFTKIPNGCGGVEDRMSVLWHEGVNQGRITPNEFVRITSANAAQIFNLYPRKGAVQVGADADLVIWDPTATKTISVKTHHQKVDFNVFEGMTVQGVAMHTFTRGAHAWADGDLRAQRGAGQYLKRPPNAAYYDAVRVANKLKEPHPVER; encoded by the coding sequence ATGACAACCCTGATTCGCGGCGGCACGGTAATCGATTCGGACCGCACGCACAGAGCCGATGTGCTGATCGCGGACCCGCAGGATGGCGGCACGATCCTGCAGATCGAACGCACGATCGATCCGCCCGCGGGCGCGAACATCGTCGATGCGCACGATCAGTACGTGATGCCGGGCGGCATCGATCCGCACACGCATATGGAACTGCCCTTCATGGGCACGACGGCCAGCGACGACTTCTATACGGGCACGGCGGCGGGCCTGTCGGGCGGCACGACGAGCATCATCGACTTCGTCATTCCCAGCCCGAAGCAGCCGCTGATGGACGCATTCAAGGAGTGGCGCGGCTGGGCAGAGAAAGCATCCGCCGATTACGGCTTTCATGTGGCCGTGACATGGTGGGACGATTCCGTGTATCGCGACATGGGCACGCTCGTGCACGAGCATGGCGTGTCGAGCTTCAAGCACTTCATGGCCTACAAGAACGCGATCATGGCCGACGACGAAGTGCTCGTGAACAGCTTCTCGCGTTCGCTCGAACTCGGCGCGCTGCCGACCGTGCACGCGGAAAACGGCGAACTCGTGTTCCAGTTGCAGAAGCAGTTGCTCGCGAAGGGCTTCAAGGGGCCGGAGGCGCATCCGTTGTCGCGTCCGCCCGAGGTCGAGGGCGAGGCAGCGAACCGTGCGATCCGCATTGCGCAGGTGCTCGGCGTGCCCGTGTACATCGTGCATGTGTCATCGAAGGAAGCCGTCGAAGCGATTTCGCGTGCGCGCAACGAAGGGCAGCGGGTGTTCGGCGAAGTGCTGCCGGGGCATCTGGTGATCGACGAATCGGTGTATCGCGATCCCGACTGGACGCGCGCCGCCGCGCACGTGATGAGCCCGCCGTTCCGCACGAGCGAGCATCGCGAGGCGTTGTGGCGCGGGCTGCAGGCGGGCCAGTTGCATACCACGGCCACCGACCACTGCGTGTTCTGCGCGTCGCAGAAGGCGATGGGCCGCGAGGACTTCACGAAGATTCCGAACGGCTGCGGCGGTGTCGAAGACCGGATGTCGGTGTTGTGGCATGAGGGCGTGAACCAGGGGCGCATCACGCCGAACGAGTTCGTGCGCATCACGTCGGCGAACGCCGCGCAGATTTTCAACCTGTACCCGCGCAAGGGCGCGGTGCAGGTCGGCGCGGACGCAGATCTCGTCATCTGGGACCCGACCGCGACGAAGACGATCTCGGTGAAGACGCATCATCAGAAGGTCGACTTCAATGTCTTCGAAGGGATGACGGTGCAGGGCGTCGCGATGCACACGTTCACGCGCGGCGCGCATGCGTGGGCCGACGGCGATCTGCGTGCGCAACGCGGCGCGGGTCAATATCTGAAGCGTCCGCCGAACGCCGCCTATTACGACGCCGTGCGGGTCGCGAACAAGTTGAAGGAGCCGCACCCCGTCGAGCGCTGA
- a CDS encoding amino acid ABC transporter substrate-binding protein yields MKSIRSLLLIGLLQVATATAAFAADDLAKIKSAGAFKVGTEGTYAPFTYHDASNQLTGFDVDIARAIAAKLGVKAEFIEGKWDGLIAGLDANRYDAVINEVAVTDARKQKYDFSDPYIVSHAALIVASNNSTIKNFDDLKGKKSANTLTSNFGKIAAAHGAEVIPVQGFNESIDLLTSGRVDATVNDSLSFLDFKKHKPDAKVKIAAIDTSSDSSDHSAVLIRKGNPELQAAINKALAEIKADGTYAKISEKYFGKDVSK; encoded by the coding sequence ATGAAGTCGATTCGATCCCTTCTGCTGATCGGCCTGCTGCAAGTCGCTACCGCGACGGCCGCGTTCGCCGCTGACGACCTCGCGAAGATCAAGTCCGCCGGCGCCTTCAAGGTCGGCACGGAAGGCACGTATGCGCCGTTCACGTACCACGACGCGTCGAACCAGTTGACGGGCTTCGACGTCGATATCGCCCGTGCTATCGCGGCGAAACTGGGCGTGAAAGCGGAGTTCATCGAGGGCAAGTGGGACGGCCTGATCGCCGGTCTCGACGCGAACCGCTATGACGCGGTGATCAACGAAGTGGCCGTCACCGACGCGCGCAAGCAGAAGTACGACTTCTCGGACCCGTACATCGTGTCGCACGCCGCGCTGATCGTGGCCTCGAACAACAGCACGATCAAGAACTTCGACGACCTGAAGGGCAAGAAGTCGGCCAACACGCTGACCAGCAACTTCGGCAAGATCGCCGCCGCGCACGGCGCGGAAGTGATCCCCGTGCAGGGCTTCAACGAATCGATCGATCTGCTGACGTCGGGCCGCGTCGACGCGACGGTCAACGACTCGCTGTCGTTCCTCGACTTCAAGAAGCACAAGCCGGATGCGAAGGTGAAGATCGCCGCCATCGATACCTCTTCGGACAGCTCAGACCATTCGGCCGTCCTGATCCGCAAAGGCAATCCTGAACTGCAGGCAGCGATCAACAAGGCGCTCGCCGAGATCAAGGCGGACGGCACGTACGCGAAGATCTCCGAAAAGTACTTCGGCAAAGACGTTTCCAAGTAA
- a CDS encoding amino acid ABC transporter permease gives MPAWLHLMGESLWPLLYAGLVFTVPLTLVSFAIGIALAFIVALVRLFGPGWSVAIVRFYVWLFRGSPLLVQLFVIFYGLPNVGIVLDPLTAAIIGFSLNVGAYNSEVIRGVIESIPKGQWEAAYSMGMTRGQALRRAILPQAARVALPPLSNSFIALVKDTSLAAVLTVPEIFQAAQRIASVTYEPLILYTEAALIYLVFSSVLSSAQVRLERRFGRHALFTSGN, from the coding sequence ATGCCTGCATGGTTGCACCTGATGGGTGAATCACTGTGGCCGCTGCTGTATGCGGGCCTCGTGTTCACCGTGCCGTTGACCCTCGTGTCGTTTGCGATCGGGATCGCGCTTGCGTTCATCGTGGCGCTGGTCCGGCTGTTTGGGCCCGGGTGGTCGGTGGCGATCGTGCGTTTCTACGTGTGGCTGTTTCGTGGCTCGCCGCTGCTGGTCCAGCTGTTCGTCATCTTCTATGGCTTGCCGAACGTGGGGATCGTGCTCGATCCGCTGACGGCCGCCATCATCGGCTTCTCGCTGAACGTCGGCGCGTATAACTCGGAAGTGATACGCGGCGTGATCGAGTCGATCCCGAAAGGGCAGTGGGAAGCCGCGTACTCGATGGGCATGACGCGCGGCCAGGCACTGCGCCGCGCGATCCTGCCGCAGGCGGCACGCGTCGCGCTGCCGCCGCTGTCGAATTCATTCATCGCGCTCGTGAAGGACACGTCGCTCGCCGCCGTGCTTACCGTGCCGGAAATTTTCCAGGCCGCACAGCGCATCGCGTCGGTGACGTACGAGCCGCTGATTCTCTATACGGAAGCCGCGCTGATCTATCTGGTGTTCAGCTCGGTGCTGTCGTCCGCGCAGGTGCGCCTCGAACGCCGCTTCGGCCGTCACGCGCTTTTCACGTCGGGTAACTGA